The Chiroxiphia lanceolata isolate bChiLan1 chromosome 3, bChiLan1.pri, whole genome shotgun sequence DNA segment CCAACTGGACCTATTCATCTGCCACTTGGAATTATTTCACGAGGAGTGCGCTGTGAAAGGATCACAACCAGTTTGGAGCGCAGCTAAAGAACTTCTACCACCCATAGCAGTATTATTATTATCCTTCGGATAGGGCAAGTCACGCtatgttttcacattttaattgtAATATCTCacttccccccctccttccctccattgatGTCTGAAAGTAGTTTGGGCTCCAAGCCTCACCCCTCGATCTCCATCGGAATGcagaaaagatctttaaaaaagttttgaattcctcaatgatttttcttctagaaagGCGGCTTAGGATAATTATTTCAGCTTTATTGAGGGCAGATTAGTTGAAGTCTGGATGCTGCGTTTCAATACTCGTTGTACATGCCTTTACAATGTCGGTATTGTTTGCTACTGTGTGTGAACCTATTCAAAATATACACTTTTTAACACCAAGCAAAGTCCTGTCTAAATATACACAGTAAGTCTGGAAAGATGTCCATGACCCGTACAAATCTCTGTAAATCACACTTCCATAGCtacagaaaccaaacaaaagagtTACCAGCTCAAGATGCTGATTAAATCTTCTTAAAAGCAACACACCTAATAATAAATATAGTTGCATGGTAGCAAGGTCTAGCGGTCCAGCTATGTCTTACTGAGGGATGGACTCAAACCACCACCACGGAGATTTTCCTactctcaattaaaaaaaaaaattctgggcTCAAACCCGCTTTTGCTCTCCTCCCTTTCCTCGTGCCCGCACAAGAGCCCTTCAAGTTCGGGGCAGAAATTGCGGGGGAAAAGAGAGGTCCTGTGTCAAGCCCCGACGGGTttggggtgaggagcagcctCGCAAGGTCGCCGGGCTCCGGAGAAAGAGAGGGGCGAGAGGAGGTGAGGCgagtgggaggaggaaaggcagaatggaaataaaacaaagtggagagagggaagagaaaggagaacgAAAGCGAAGACGAGAAGGAGTGGGAGGGCGGGGAAGCGAGGAGTGGGACAGGGAGACAGAGAGCGGGGCGCCGCCGGGGTCGGGCGCGGAGCCGAGCGGCCGGAGCGGGCCCGGGCTGGGCGCCCTGGGCGGCTCCCGGCCGAGCAACCGCGGAACTCCGCGGCCAGCGGATCCTTCCTTTCGcggagagggagagaaagaggggaggagagatTCTTCGGTGAACCAGAGCTAAACCCAGCCTGTACTGTATGTGCCTGCTTCTGGGAGGGTCACCGGCGTGAGGATGGGTCTAATGatctcatctttcttttcttccccgGCACTATTAGTGCTCAGATAGGCAGAATGAAGTGAAACTACGTGCAAATCATGTGTAAATTGTCTCAGTTAGGAGCCCTTTATCCGAACGTGTATCCCAGCCTGGCCCATTTACTTTTCCCCCATATCCCCTTTAGCTTTAACGAGGCTCGTTAAGATCACAATAATATTCCACCCTCTAATTGCTCATCCCATTCAACAAATATGTGCACACTGCTTTTCGCATTATTTGATCCCTTATTTAGGAGGGGtgtggagagggagggggaagagacagggagaaggggaagtgCTGAGATTAGGAGTTGCAAAgattaaggaggaaaaaaaaaaaatccaaacaacaaaccagGCTTTTCCACCAACCGCCCCGCTTGCCTCCCCCCCGTGCATTTGGGCGAAGTGGTAAAAACCTTCCTTACGTACTCCGTAATGATTGGCAGGGCTGACAGTGATTGGCAGCGGCTGCCATGGCAACGCCACAACGACACTCAGAAGACCAATAGAAAAGcgaaacaaaatgtttcaacGCTGCACTCACTGTGGATTTAGGGGAGATATTATGAGGCTGTTGTCATTAGGGCGATCGCTGTTGAATCACTGAATCCTGActcggcggcggcgcggggccgggtGTGTGTGAGTGCGTGTGCgtgtggggggtgtgtgtgcgCGCGTGTGCGTGTGCCCGCGTGTGcgtgtgagtgtgtgtgtgccccCGTGCCTCTATGTGGCTGTGTGTGCGTGTGCGGGTGTGGATGCGTGCGCGGTGCGTGtgccctttcctcccttcttcctccctttctttcttttctccttgatttATCTCCCCCTCTCCCCGGTCATCCCATGGTGTTCAGGTCCCCGCTAGAGCTTTATCCCACCCATTTCTTCTTGCCAAACTTCGCCGCCGATCCGCACCACCGCTCCCTCCTTCTCGccagcggcggcggcagcggcagcggctCGGGCTGCAGCCCCGGTGCCGGCGGCGGTGGAGGCGGCAGCTCCCGGGCACCCCACGAAGAGTTGTCAATGTTTCAGCTGCCCACACTCAACTTCTCCCCGGAGCAAGTGGCCAGTGTCTGCGAGACACTGGAGGAGACTGGAGACATAGAGAGGCTGGGGAGGTTCCTCTGGTCGCTGCCGGTGGCGCCGGGGGCATGCGAGGCCATCAACAAGCACGAGTCCATCCTCCGCGCCCGGGCGGTGGTGGCCTTCCACACGGGCAACTTCCGAGACCTCTACCACATCCTGGAGAACCACAAATTCACCAAGGAGTCCCACGGCAAGTTGCAGGCCATGTGGCTCGAAGCACACTACCAGGAGGCCGAGAAGCTAAGGGGTCGCCCGCTGGGGCCGGTTGATAAATACAGGGTGAGGAAGAAGTTTCCGCTGCCCAGGACCATTTGGGATGGTGAACAGAAGACGCACTGCTTCAAGGAGAGGACTCGCAGCCTCCTGAGGGAGTGGTACCTGCAGGACCCTTACCCCAACCCCAGCAAGAAAAGGGAACTGGCTCAGGCCACGGGGCTCACCCCCACGCAAGTAGGCAACTGGTTCAAAAACCGAAGGCaaagagacagagcagcagctgctaaAAACAGGTCAGTGGGGCTGCGATGCCACGCTTCGGGGTGGGAGGCGAGTTGGGCGGCGGGACCCCGCGGGCGGACGGCCTCACTCCGGGGCTCGGCAGCCGCCTGGGCGGCAGcgctcctctgcctctcctttccccctccttttccatCACCGCCACCGGGAGAAATCGGTCCCCCCGCCGGGCGAGTAGGTCTCCTCTCGGCAGCTGCGGGGATGCGACGGGGACAGGCGAGGCTCAAAGTTGCCTGACGTGCCTCGAGCAGTGCCCCAGCTCCCCACAGGCTCCCGGGGTGCGGACAGGGCAGGCGCGGGTAGCTCCGTCCGCGCgtgtgtgtgtggatgtgcGCGGGGCGCATCGGCTgcggcgggggcagcgcccgGCTTTCCCGGCCTCCATCCCCGCAGCGGCAGCTGTCGCAGGGGACGGGAAACCCCACGGCCCCGGGTCGGTGGGCTCCGGTTTGGCTTTCGGCTTGCCGGAATCTGCTCCTGGCCGAGCTCTGGCGCGGTTCCCCCTGCGAAGGGCCGAGGCAGGCGGTGCGGTTCAGAGTGGGTTTCGGCAGAGCCAGCGGCTCCGCTCCAATTGTTCGTGCTGCTCTGCATGCGCAGCGGGACCAGCACACGCACACGCATACCTCAGAGCTCTGGCTCttggagaaaaagggaaaaaacatttaagaGACCGAgaatcttttttccccaccatcTCCATTCCTGTGTTTACACCACATGGCGACCTGGCCTCCTGGTCGTGTGTTTCCTGTGCATTTACGCTTGCATTTATTTGCGTGTCTCTcggtgtcttttttttttttttttcccctgctttgcCATGATAAAAGCGAGGcacccttctttctttctttccttctttctttttctttctttcttgtcaCTCTCCGTAAAacttattttgcaaatgaaaatgaacCCTTAATCCAGCTTGACtcattggttttattttaatttaagtttGGCT contains these protein-coding regions:
- the SIX3 gene encoding homeobox protein SIX3 — translated: MVFRSPLELYPTHFFLPNFAADPHHRSLLLASGGGSGSGSGCSPGAGGGGGGSSRAPHEELSMFQLPTLNFSPEQVASVCETLEETGDIERLGRFLWSLPVAPGACEAINKHESILRARAVVAFHTGNFRDLYHILENHKFTKESHGKLQAMWLEAHYQEAEKLRGRPLGPVDKYRVRKKFPLPRTIWDGEQKTHCFKERTRSLLREWYLQDPYPNPSKKRELAQATGLTPTQVGNWFKNRRQRDRAAAAKNRLQHQAIGQSGMRSLAEPGCPTHSSAESPSTAASPTTSVSSLTERAETGTSILSVTSSDSECDV